In Zunongwangia sp. HGR-M22, the sequence AAGTAAGGAATTGGTCACAATAGAAGAAGAGCTGAAATTCGCCAATGTGTATATGAATCTATTGAAGATGCGGTTTGAGGATTCTATTATCTATAATTTTCCTGAAAAATTAACGAATCCTGAGGCTAAGGTGGTTCCGCTTTCTCTTCAATTATTATTAGAAAATACCGTAAAACACAACAAGATCACCCCAGATTCTCCATTGGTGATTACTATTTACGAGGCAGATAAAATTTTGGTAGTTAAAAACAACCTTCAGCCAAAAGAAATTTTAAGAAATGGTAGCGGTGTTGGTCTCGCAAATATTAAGGAACGCTATAATTTACTTACCGAAAGAACCATGGAGATCATTAAAACTGAGGATGAATTTATGGTACGTCTTCCATTATTAACTAAAAAAACTAATCAAAAACCAATCATTAAAACTGAAAATATGAAAAGTTTAGAACTAGAAAATAAAGATTATTTAAACGCTAAAGAGCAGGTTAAAAAAGAAAAAGATTTTTATGGGAACTTAACTTCATATTGTATTATAATTCCTGTTTTAGCGGTTTTCAATTATTTGACTACAGATTTTTTCTGGGTGTTATTTCCGGCTTTAGGTTGGGGACTGGGACTTCTCTTTCATGGTCTTTCAGCCTTTAATTATAGTCCATTTTTAGGAAGAAAGTGGGAAGAGCGTAAGATTAGAGAAATAATGAATAAAGAAGATTAAAATACGCGATGAGAAATTCAGAAGAAAAATATCTTTCGGCGCGGGAAAAAATGAGAAATATTAAAAAGTTCTATGCTCATGCGATATCCTTTATTCTCTTTAATATTGTTTTTTTAAGTTTAAACTATTACGAAAACTACATCGAATTTCCGGAGGTTTTATGGGGAACTTTTGGTTGGAGCATAGGTTTAGCTTTTGATTATATGCAAGCATTTGATAAAAATCCGTTTTTAAGGAAGGGCTGGGAAGAACGCAAAATGAAAGAAATATTGGATAAATAAAGATAATTATAGATCATGCAAAATTCAGAAGAAAAATATATAGAAGCACGTAAAAAGGTAAAAAAGATAAAAGATTTTTATACACACTTAATGGTGTTCATCCTAGTAAATCTCTTTTTATTCGGTGTAAATTGGTACACTATCGATCTACAATATCCTTGGTTTTTGTGGGTTTTATTTGGATGGGGAATAGGTTTGGCTTTCGATTATCTGAAAGCTTTTGACAAAAATCCAATGTTCAATAAAGATTGGGAAGAGCGCAAGATCAATGAATACATGAATAAAGAACGTGAACAGCAGCGTTGGGAATAAATTACATAAATGAAAATAGTTATCGTAGAAGATGAGAAGCCGGCCGCACGACGGTTAAATCGTTTACTGAATAAAAAAGGCTTAGAAGTAGAAGTTATGCTGCATTCTGTAGCTGAAGGCATTTCTTGGTTTTCTGAAAATGAGCATCCAGATCTTATATTTTTGGATATACAGCTTAGTGACGGATTATCGTTTGAAATTTTTGAAGCCGTAAAGGTGAAAAGTGCTATTATTTTTACCACCGCTTACGACGAATATGCGCTTAAAGCATTTAAACTTAATAGTGTAGACTATTTACTGAAACCGATTGATGATGAAGAATTAGATGAAGCAATTGATAAATTTGAAAATACATTTCAATCTAAATCGGTCAAACTAAATGTAGATGATTTTAGAAATCTGCTTAGTTTATCTTCCTCTGATAATTACAAATCCAGATTCACTATTCAGGTTGGGCAGCATCTAAAAATTATAGATATAGAGGAAGTAGTTTGTTTTTATTCTGAAAATAAAGCAACTTATATTCACAATAAAGAGGGTAGATCTTATTTAATGGATTTGTCCCTAGAACAACTTGAAAAAGAGCTAAATCCCAAGCTGTTTTTCAGAATTAATAGAAAGTGTATTGTTCAATTAAAAGCTATTAAAGATATTATCTCGTACACAAATTCGAGGTTAGAACTGAAACTTACGAACTTCAATGAATTTCAAATGATTGTAAGTAGAGAGCGCGTTAAGGATTTCAAGAATTGGATTTCTTAATAAATGCTTCTTAAATGTTAAAAATCAAACTTTTAAAAACCGCTATGGTTTTTTATACGTAAATATAAATGAGAAGCAAAGTGAGAAATGCTTCTCAGGCTTGAATCATTTTTTTTGGTCGAATTTTTGGTTTGAGTTTTTGATTTTTTTTGGTTGGTTAGAATGAAAGGCTTGCTTCGGCAAGCCTTTCAGTTTGTCTGAAAAGAATGATAAACACCTATGAAAAAAGCCCGGCAATTGCCGGGCTTTTTAATTTTATAAAATTAAATACAATCTTAAGGAGCAGCAACTGTCCCTAAAACATATAATTGATCCATGGTTGGCGTTTCACTGCCACCTTCTGGCTCTAGCGTAATACCAAAGGCTTCAGATTGATTTACATTTTGTAGACTAAAGATTTTATTTTCATCGCTAGCAAAATCATCTAATAATCCTAAACTGGTAGGAGTGAGCGGTTGCATTGTTAAAGACCAAACCTGATAAACCTTACCCCTTGGAGGTTCTGGTAAACCTTTAGCATCAATATATGCAGTATTATCTATATCGTTCCAATACACAGTTGCGTAAGCATCAGAAAAACCTTCCTGGCCCTGTAATGGTATTCTCGAGATATTATTATCTCTTATTGCTGCTAAAATTTGTTTGGTATTTTCAGCTTCGTCACGTATATCTGCGATTTGCTGTTCAATAATACTGTTTTTCGTTTCAGCTTCAGTTAAAGATTTTCTAAGTTCACTATTTTGTTGGAATAAAAAGAATAGTCCGATCAAGAATACTAAACTTGCGGCCCATCCTATATAATTAACCCATCTTGTGCGTTGGCTACTTTCAGGGCTTAATTGCCTTACTGGAGTACGTGAAGATAATTTAGATTTTAAGGTCGACAATAGCGCTTCCGGACTGTATGGTGCAATACCGGCGGCTAATTTTTGTAAGGCATCTTCAATTTCTTCAACTTCTTTTTCTACTTCAGGGTATTCTTTTAATACCGCCGTTACTTCTCGACTTTCTTGGTCTGTAAGTGCGCCGTAAACATAAAGTTCCAGAATTCCAGATGATATATATTCTTCGATCTCAGCCATTAGTTTCCTACAATTTCTCTTAATTTATTTATACAGGCTCTATTTCTGGTTTTTACAGTTCCCAGGGGCATTTCCAATTCTTCAGCGGTTTCTTTTTGAGTATATCCTTTGAAGAATAATAGGTCGATTAATTTTTTACAAACTGGCTTTAGAACTTCAATATATTTTTTCAATCCTATAGCGTCTATAGTAGCACTAAAATTAGTTTTTGATTCTAATATATTTACGAAATTATCTGCAGCTAGGTTTTGTCGTTTATTTTTAAAGCTTTTTGACCGTATTTTATCTATAGATGCATTTCTTGCAATGTTTAGTACCCAAGTGAAAAAACGGCCTTTACTAGAATCGTAAGAGGCTGCATTTTCCCATATTTTCATGAATACATCCTGTAAAACTTCTTCGGCAACATCTTTTTCACCGATAATACTAAAAATTATTCCATAAGTACTTTCTGAGTAGAGCTGGTAAATACGCTCAAAGGCTTTTTGATTCCCTTTTTGTAACTCAAGAATAAGCTCATCCTGCTGCATAAATCTGAATGTGGTTAGTTTCTTTAAAAATATATAAAAAAATAAAAGCAGCTATATGAATAGCTGCTTTTATTTAAAATATTGTAGTATTTCTACTAAAATTATTTCATCTCAATAACTCCACATCCTACACGAGTACCAGCGGCACCTGAAGGTTGAGAAGTAAAATCGTCCACACCATCATGTACGATAATTGCTTTTCCTAGAATATCTTTAGTATCATCTCCACATCCTATACACCACTCATCTGTAGTTACTGTAATTGTTCCTTTTCCGCTAGAATCTACCTCAAAGTTTCCAATATCTCCTTTGTGGTATCCTTCTTCAGATCCCCATTTACCATGAGGCTCGTTAGTAGGATTCCAGTGTCCGCCTGCTGAAGTTCCATCTGCTGCAGAACAGTCGGCTTTTTGGTGAATATGGATTGCATGTTTACCTTCTGAAAGTCCCATGATAGTTGCTTCCATAGTTACTTCACCGTTTTCTTCAGTAAAAGTCACTTCTCCGGAAAGATCGCTATCACTTTTAGGCTCTAATGTTACCATAACTTCTTTTTTCTCAGAAGAATCAGCATCGTTATCTTCGTCCATTTCAGAAGTCATTTCTGTGTTTTGATCATCTACTTCTACTTCTTCGTTATCTTTTTTCTCGTTTTTACAACTAGTAATAAAAAGTGAAGCGCAGAATAGTAGCGATAAGCTAATACGTTTCATAATAATGATTGGTTTTGTGATTATAGGTACTAAAGTACTTTGAATATAGTGCTTTCGCAAAGATTTAAGTATAGCTTAACATTGCGAAGGTTCAATATTCACCTGCATTCATCATTTGTTTAGAAATTAATAATACAAAATGTTTAGA encodes:
- a CDS encoding 2TM domain-containing protein, coding for MQNSEEKYIEARKKVKKIKDFYTHLMVFILVNLFLFGVNWYTIDLQYPWFLWVLFGWGIGLAFDYLKAFDKNPMFNKDWEERKINEYMNKEREQQRWE
- a CDS encoding LytR/AlgR family response regulator transcription factor yields the protein MKIVIVEDEKPAARRLNRLLNKKGLEVEVMLHSVAEGISWFSENEHPDLIFLDIQLSDGLSFEIFEAVKVKSAIIFTTAYDEYALKAFKLNSVDYLLKPIDDEELDEAIDKFENTFQSKSVKLNVDDFRNLLSLSSSDNYKSRFTIQVGQHLKIIDIEEVVCFYSENKATYIHNKEGRSYLMDLSLEQLEKELNPKLFFRINRKCIVQLKAIKDIISYTNSRLELKLTNFNEFQMIVSRERVKDFKNWIS
- a CDS encoding anti-sigma factor; this translates as MAEIEEYISSGILELYVYGALTDQESREVTAVLKEYPEVEKEVEEIEDALQKLAAGIAPYSPEALLSTLKSKLSSRTPVRQLSPESSQRTRWVNYIGWAASLVFLIGLFFLFQQNSELRKSLTEAETKNSIIEQQIADIRDEAENTKQILAAIRDNNISRIPLQGQEGFSDAYATVYWNDIDNTAYIDAKGLPEPPRGKVYQVWSLTMQPLTPTSLGLLDDFASDENKIFSLQNVNQSEAFGITLEPEGGSETPTMDQLYVLGTVAAP
- a CDS encoding RNA polymerase sigma factor, translating into MQQDELILELQKGNQKAFERIYQLYSESTYGIIFSIIGEKDVAEEVLQDVFMKIWENAASYDSSKGRFFTWVLNIARNASIDKIRSKSFKNKRQNLAADNFVNILESKTNFSATIDAIGLKKYIEVLKPVCKKLIDLLFFKGYTQKETAEELEMPLGTVKTRNRACINKLREIVGN
- a CDS encoding 2TM domain-containing protein; the encoded protein is MQSLLKIFKISIVVCILVFVINLIFNDFDIDFFRDIKNWGVMVFYSVSITIVNVLYADLFEKYVGWENAGTRRIFYSALGAIIVTLVAYFLCRLIHLVWLVPTKTIAQFVSEEKLRYYLFPLLFSTAITLFFHLIYLFRARQEEKMKEQKIIAGTATSRFDALKNQLDPHFLFNSLNVLSSLIDEDPEKAQKFTGSLSKVYRYVLEQKSKELVTIEEELKFANVYMNLLKMRFEDSIIYNFPEKLTNPEAKVVPLSLQLLLENTVKHNKITPDSPLVITIYEADKILVVKNNLQPKEILRNGSGVGLANIKERYNLLTERTMEIIKTEDEFMVRLPLLTKKTNQKPIIKTENMKSLELENKDYLNAKEQVKKEKDFYGNLTSYCIIIPVLAVFNYLTTDFFWVLFPALGWGLGLLFHGLSAFNYSPFLGRKWEERKIREIMNKED
- a CDS encoding superoxide dismutase family protein, whose translation is MKRISLSLLFCASLFITSCKNEKKDNEEVEVDDQNTEMTSEMDEDNDADSSEKKEVMVTLEPKSDSDLSGEVTFTEENGEVTMEATIMGLSEGKHAIHIHQKADCSAADGTSAGGHWNPTNEPHGKWGSEEGYHKGDIGNFEVDSSGKGTITVTTDEWCIGCGDDTKDILGKAIIVHDGVDDFTSQPSGAAGTRVGCGVIEMK
- a CDS encoding 2TM domain-containing protein: MRNSEEKYLSAREKMRNIKKFYAHAISFILFNIVFLSLNYYENYIEFPEVLWGTFGWSIGLAFDYMQAFDKNPFLRKGWEERKMKEILDK